One part of the Arabidopsis thaliana chromosome 4, partial sequence genome encodes these proteins:
- a CDS encoding PLATZ transcription factor family protein (PLATZ transcription factor family protein; CONTAINS InterPro DOMAIN/s: Protein of unknown function DUF597 (InterPro:IPR006734); BEST Arabidopsis thaliana protein match is: PLATZ transcription factor family protein (TAIR:AT1G32700.1); Has 403 Blast hits to 403 proteins in 26 species: Archae - 0; Bacteria - 0; Metazoa - 0; Fungi - 0; Plants - 403; Viruses - 0; Other Eukaryotes - 0 (source: NCBI BLink).) has translation MAIEDQENTIREIKPKNRRIMGAGGPEEEENRWPPWLKPLLKEQFFVHCKFHGDSHKSECNMYCLDCTNGPLCSLCLAHHKDHRTIQIRRSSYHDVIRVNEIQKYLDIGGIQTYVINSAKVVFLNERPQPRPGKGVTNTCKVCYRSLVDDSFRFCSLGCKIAGTSRGFEKGRENLLMETEDSSSSIAIGKNITNLQSFSPSTPPLTTSSNCRIVKRRKGIPHRSPMG, from the exons ATGGCGATCGAGGATCAAGAGAACACAATCCGTGAAATCAAACCTAAGAACAGAAGAATCATG GGAGCTGGTGGTccggaggaagaggagaacCGGTGGCCGCCATGGTTGAAACCTTTGCTTAAAGAGCAATTCTTTGTTCATTGCAAGTTTCATGGAGACTCTCATAAGAGTGAATGCAATATGTATTGCTTAGACTGCACCAATGGCCCACTTTGCTCTCTTTGTCTTGCTCATCACAAGGATCATCGCACCATTCAG ATAAGGAGATCTTCTTATCATGATGTTATAAGGGTGAATGAGATACAAAAGTATCTTGATATAGGTGGGATCCAAACCTATGTGATCAATAGTGCTAAAGTCGTCTTCCTGAATGAGAGGCCTCAGCCTAGGCCTGGGAAAGGAGTGACCAATACCTGCAAGGTTTGCTATCGTAGCCTCGTTGATGATAGCTTCCGCTTCTGCTCTCTTGGCTGCAAG ATTGCTGGAACATCAAGAGGCTTTGAAAAGGGAAGGGAGAACCTGCTAATGGAAACAGAGGATTCAAGTAGCAGCATTGCAATTGGGAAGAACATTACAAATCTCCAGAGTTTCAGCCCATCAACACCTCCACTTACTACATCTAGTAACTGCAGAATCGTCAAGCGAAGAAAGGGAATTCCTCACCGATCTCCAATGGGATAA
- a CDS encoding PLATZ transcription factor family protein (PLATZ transcription factor family protein; FUNCTIONS IN: binding; INVOLVED IN: biological_process unknown; CONTAINS InterPro DOMAIN/s: Protein of unknown function DUF597 (InterPro:IPR006734); BEST Arabidopsis thaliana protein match is: PLATZ transcription factor family protein (TAIR:AT1G32700.1); Has 399 Blast hits to 399 proteins in 26 species: Archae - 0; Bacteria - 0; Metazoa - 0; Fungi - 0; Plants - 399; Viruses - 0; Other Eukaryotes - 0 (source: NCBI BLink).) codes for MSQCSLEGAGGPEEEENRWPPWLKPLLKEQFFVHCKFHGDSHKSECNMYCLDCTNGPLCSLCLAHHKDHRTIQIRRSSYHDVIRVNEIQKYLDIGGIQTYVINSAKVVFLNERPQPRPGKGVTNTCKVCYRSLVDDSFRFCSLGCKIAGTSRGFEKGRENLLMETEDSSSSIAIGKNITNLQSFSPSTPPLTTSSNCRIVKRRKGIPHRSPMG; via the exons ATGTCTCAATGTTCTCTTGAG GGAGCTGGTGGTccggaggaagaggagaacCGGTGGCCGCCATGGTTGAAACCTTTGCTTAAAGAGCAATTCTTTGTTCATTGCAAGTTTCATGGAGACTCTCATAAGAGTGAATGCAATATGTATTGCTTAGACTGCACCAATGGCCCACTTTGCTCTCTTTGTCTTGCTCATCACAAGGATCATCGCACCATTCAG ATAAGGAGATCTTCTTATCATGATGTTATAAGGGTGAATGAGATACAAAAGTATCTTGATATAGGTGGGATCCAAACCTATGTGATCAATAGTGCTAAAGTCGTCTTCCTGAATGAGAGGCCTCAGCCTAGGCCTGGGAAAGGAGTGACCAATACCTGCAAGGTTTGCTATCGTAGCCTCGTTGATGATAGCTTCCGCTTCTGCTCTCTTGGCTGCAAG ATTGCTGGAACATCAAGAGGCTTTGAAAAGGGAAGGGAGAACCTGCTAATGGAAACAGAGGATTCAAGTAGCAGCATTGCAATTGGGAAGAACATTACAAATCTCCAGAGTTTCAGCCCATCAACACCTCCACTTACTACATCTAGTAACTGCAGAATCGTCAAGCGAAGAAAGGGAATTCCTCACCGATCTCCAATGGGATAA
- the ATL4H gene encoding RING/U-box superfamily protein yields the protein MNTLINVTQSLINPSRILFFFCLSSFMESDPNPSAWNQYINPRDCTQGLCSTFCPQWCTYINFSPPPISYEQFLNDGVASNPNLSPLVIAIFGIFATAFLLAAYYTLVSKYCANDTTNEAASESGRSDIILDVNSPERGDQDDPFALESSTAGLDDTLIKKIGFFKLKKHQNGFKINGTDCSICLGEFNEDESLRLLPKCNHTFHVVCIDRWLKSHSNCPLCRAKIIVPTTQQPEHHVVVMNLDRFTSNVGSAEGNVVVDDHREEVSVSISSHHPSWFSAADIVLRISRDGEEEEGNYDLENGNREKLVDLKRSFSSGGLVLGTQGRTRRSLNICP from the coding sequence ATGAATACACTTATCAATGTAACACAATCTTTGATTaatccctcaaggattttatttttcttttgtctttcctCTTTCATGGAGTCTGATCCAAATCCTAGTGCTTGGAATCAATACATAAACCCAAGAGATTGTACTCAAGGCTTATGTTCCACATTTTGTCCTCAATGGTGTACTTACATCAACTTCTCTCCACCACCAATTTCTTATGAACAATTCCTAAACGATGGCGTTGCATCAAACCCCAATCTCTCCCCTCTTGTCATTGctatttttggaatatttgCAACTGCCTTTCTCTTGGCAGCTTACTACACTCTTGTCTCAAAGTATTGCGCCAACGACACCACCAATGAAGCTGCCTCAGAATCCGGAAGATCGGATATAATTCTCGACGTTAACTCGCCGGAAAGAGGAGACCAAGACGATCCTTTTGCTCTTGAGTCTTCAACCGCCGGCTTAGATGATACTCTCATAAAAAAGATCGGTTTCTTCAAGTTAAAAAAGCATCAAAACGGTTTCAAGATCAACGGTACGGATTGTTCAATATGTCTTGGAGAGTTTAACGAAGACGAGAGCTTAAGGTTATTACCTAAATGCAACCACACCTTTCATGTCGTTTGTATCGATCGGTGGCTCAAATCTCACTCAAACTGTCCGCTTTGTCGGGCTAAGATCATCGTCCCTACCACTCAACAACCTGAACATCATGTTGTGGTGATGAATCTTGATCGGTTTACGAGCAATGTTGGATCAGCAGAAGGAAATGTAGTCGTTGATGATCATCGTGAAGAGGTTAGTGTTTCGATTAGTTCTCATCATCCAAGTTGGTTCTCGGCCGCGGATATTGTTCTGCGGATAAGCAGGGacggagaagaggaagagggaAATTATGATCTTGAAAatggaaacagagagaaactTGTAGACTTGAAAAGATCATTCTCAAGTGGTGGCTTGGTTCTTGGGACTCAAGGAAGGACTAGAAGATCCCTAAACATATGTccttaa
- the ATL4H gene encoding RING/U-box superfamily protein (ATL4H; FUNCTIONS IN: zinc ion binding; EXPRESSED IN: 16 plant structures; EXPRESSED DURING: 11 growth stages; CONTAINS InterPro DOMAIN/s: Zinc finger, RING-type (InterPro:IPR001841), Zinc finger, C3HC4 RING-type (InterPro:IPR018957); BEST Arabidopsis thaliana protein match is: RING/U-box superfamily protein (TAIR:AT3G03550.1); Has 30201 Blast hits to 17322 proteins in 780 species: Archae - 12; Bacteria - 1396; Metazoa - 17338; Fungi - 3422; Plants - 5037; Viruses - 0; Other Eukaryotes - 2996 (source: NCBI BLink).), with product MESDPNPSAWNQYINPRDCTQGLCSTFCPQWCTYINFSPPPISYEQFLNDGVASNPNLSPLVIAIFGIFATAFLLAAYYTLVSKYCANDTTNEAASESGRSDIILDVNSPERGDQDDPFALESSTAGLDDTLIKKIGFFKLKKHQNGFKINGTDCSICLGEFNEDESLRLLPKCNHTFHVVCIDRWLKSHSNCPLCRAKIIVPTTQQPEHHVVVMNLDRFTSNVGSAEGNVVVDDHREEVSVSISSHHPSWFSAADIVLRISRDGEEEEGNYDLENGNREKLVDLKRSFSSGGLVLGTQGRTRRSLNICP from the coding sequence ATGGAGTCTGATCCAAATCCTAGTGCTTGGAATCAATACATAAACCCAAGAGATTGTACTCAAGGCTTATGTTCCACATTTTGTCCTCAATGGTGTACTTACATCAACTTCTCTCCACCACCAATTTCTTATGAACAATTCCTAAACGATGGCGTTGCATCAAACCCCAATCTCTCCCCTCTTGTCATTGctatttttggaatatttgCAACTGCCTTTCTCTTGGCAGCTTACTACACTCTTGTCTCAAAGTATTGCGCCAACGACACCACCAATGAAGCTGCCTCAGAATCCGGAAGATCGGATATAATTCTCGACGTTAACTCGCCGGAAAGAGGAGACCAAGACGATCCTTTTGCTCTTGAGTCTTCAACCGCCGGCTTAGATGATACTCTCATAAAAAAGATCGGTTTCTTCAAGTTAAAAAAGCATCAAAACGGTTTCAAGATCAACGGTACGGATTGTTCAATATGTCTTGGAGAGTTTAACGAAGACGAGAGCTTAAGGTTATTACCTAAATGCAACCACACCTTTCATGTCGTTTGTATCGATCGGTGGCTCAAATCTCACTCAAACTGTCCGCTTTGTCGGGCTAAGATCATCGTCCCTACCACTCAACAACCTGAACATCATGTTGTGGTGATGAATCTTGATCGGTTTACGAGCAATGTTGGATCAGCAGAAGGAAATGTAGTCGTTGATGATCATCGTGAAGAGGTTAGTGTTTCGATTAGTTCTCATCATCCAAGTTGGTTCTCGGCCGCGGATATTGTTCTGCGGATAAGCAGGGacggagaagaggaagagggaAATTATGATCTTGAAAatggaaacagagagaaactTGTAGACTTGAAAAGATCATTCTCAAGTGGTGGCTTGGTTCTTGGGACTCAAGGAAGGACTAGAAGATCCCTAAACATATGTccttaa
- a CDS encoding transferases, transferring acyl groups, whose product MDSVPKQTLNPNKHLKEQFVSNLDGSSILEIAALLTIVPLLVLLRYSIGFHCKIDNNGVKSVTSKKNDDEKIVISRNWKAAISLDFIFIVFPMLLFFTVLSEWVYHGTGLLSLLVLILSVTAKRSFSGLQRGQSLSFRASVSSYRVALMLITCLCILAVDFTIFPRRYAKTETYGTSLMDLGVGSFVLANAVVSRQARDVSSGNWITGIKATAPLLLLGFIRLVTTSGVDYQVHVTEYGVHWNFFFTLAAISILTSFVNIPAKYCGLLGFAVLAGYQTWLLSGLNTYLLSDERGTDIISKNKEGVYSILGYWGMYLLGVHLGYRLFYGKHTNIRSTTSSIARVFLVSLLLWIVTILFDNYVERISRRTCNMPYVTWVLAQDLQALGIFMLSSYIPLNKLSSLEEAIDQNLLATFLLANLVTGMVNLTVDTIFASPFSSLLILTAYAFALSAIIGTIHFSGFRLKFW is encoded by the exons ATGGATTCTGTACCAAAGCAGACTCTAAATCCAAACAAACATCTCAAAGAACA ATTTGTGAGCAATCTCGATGGATCTTCAATTCTGGAAATCGCAGCACTATTGACCATTGTCCCT CTCTTGGTTCTATTACGATACTCCATTGGCTTCCACTGTAAAATTG ATAACAATGGTGTTAAATCCGTTACATCGAAGAAAAACGACGATGAGAAAATTGTTATTTCCAGAAATTGGAAGGCTGCCATATCATTGGATTTCATCTTCATTGTCTTCCCCATGCTCCTCTTTTTCACT GTTCTATCAGAATGGGTTTATCATGGGACAGGCTTGTTGTCGTTGTTGGTACTGATTCTTTCTGTGACTGCCAAAAG ATCTTTTTCAGGGTTGCAGAGAGGACAGTCTCTCTCGTTTAGAGCAAGTGTATCTTCTTATAGAGTTGCTCTG ATGCTTATTACATGCTTGTGTATCTTGGCTGTTGACTTTACTATCTTTCCCAGAAGGTATGCCAAGACAGAGACTTATGGTACTAGCTTG atGGATCTTGGGGTTGGCTCTTTTGTGTTGGCTAATGCTGTTGTTTCTCGGCAAGCTAGAGACGTCTCATCAGG AAACTGGATAACTGGAATTAAAGCAACCGCTCCATTGCTATTACTCGGGTTTATTCGTCTTGTTACCACTTCAGGTGTGGATTATCAG GTCCACGTTACGGAATATGGAGTACACTGGAATTTCTTTTTCACACTTGCAGCCATATCAATTCTCACATCGTTTGTTAACATACCAGCCAAGTACTGTGGACTCCTAGGTTTCGCTGTTCTTGCAG GGTACCAAACTTGGTTGCTTAGTGGACTGAACACATATTTGCTTTCGGACGAAAGAGGAACTGACATTATCAGCAAAAACAAGGAAGGAGTATATAGCATTCTTG GTTATTGGGGCATGTACCTTCTTGGCGTTCACTTAGGTTATCGTCTCTTTTAcggaaaacatacaaatattcGAAGCACCACAAGCTCAATCGCTAGAGTCTTTCtcgtttctcttctcttatg GATTGTAACTATACTTTTTGACAACTACGTTGAGAGGATCTCCCGTCGAACG TGTAACATGCCTTACGTTACTTGGGTGCTTGCGCAAGATCTTCAG GCGTTGGGGATATTTATGCTGTCTAGTTACATACCTCTGAACAAGCTTTCAtcacttgaagaagcaatTGACCAAAATCTGTTAGCAACCTTTCTGCTT GCAAACCTTGTTACAGGAATGGTGAACCTCACCGTAGATACCATCTTTGCTTCtccattctcttctcttctgaTATTAACCGCTTACGCCTTTGCTTTATCTGCTATTATCGGAACCATTCATTTCTCCGGTTTCCGGTTAAAGttctggtaa
- a CDS encoding transferases, transferring acyl groups, which translates to MLLFFTVLSEWVYHGTGLLSLLVLILSVTAKRSFSGLQRGQSLSFRASVSSYRVALMLITCLCILAVDFTIFPRRYAKTETYGTSLMDLGVGSFVLANAVVSRQARDVSSGNWITGIKATAPLLLLGFIRLVTTSGVDYQVHVTEYGVHWNFFFTLAAISILTSFVNIPAKYCGLLGFAVLAGYQTWLLSGLNTYLLSDERGTDIISKNKEGVYSILGYWGMYLLGVHLGYRLFYGKHTNIRSTTSSIARVFLVSLLLWIVTILFDNYVERISRRTCNMPYVTWVLAQDLQALGIFMLSSYIPLNKLSSLEEAIDQNLLATFLLANLVTGMVNLTVDTIFASPFSSLLILTAYAFALSAIIGTIHFSGFRLKFW; encoded by the exons ATGCTCCTCTTTTTCACT GTTCTATCAGAATGGGTTTATCATGGGACAGGCTTGTTGTCGTTGTTGGTACTGATTCTTTCTGTGACTGCCAAAAG ATCTTTTTCAGGGTTGCAGAGAGGACAGTCTCTCTCGTTTAGAGCAAGTGTATCTTCTTATAGAGTTGCTCTG ATGCTTATTACATGCTTGTGTATCTTGGCTGTTGACTTTACTATCTTTCCCAGAAGGTATGCCAAGACAGAGACTTATGGTACTAGCTTG atGGATCTTGGGGTTGGCTCTTTTGTGTTGGCTAATGCTGTTGTTTCTCGGCAAGCTAGAGACGTCTCATCAGG AAACTGGATAACTGGAATTAAAGCAACCGCTCCATTGCTATTACTCGGGTTTATTCGTCTTGTTACCACTTCAGGTGTGGATTATCAG GTCCACGTTACGGAATATGGAGTACACTGGAATTTCTTTTTCACACTTGCAGCCATATCAATTCTCACATCGTTTGTTAACATACCAGCCAAGTACTGTGGACTCCTAGGTTTCGCTGTTCTTGCAG GGTACCAAACTTGGTTGCTTAGTGGACTGAACACATATTTGCTTTCGGACGAAAGAGGAACTGACATTATCAGCAAAAACAAGGAAGGAGTATATAGCATTCTTG GTTATTGGGGCATGTACCTTCTTGGCGTTCACTTAGGTTATCGTCTCTTTTAcggaaaacatacaaatattcGAAGCACCACAAGCTCAATCGCTAGAGTCTTTCtcgtttctcttctcttatg GATTGTAACTATACTTTTTGACAACTACGTTGAGAGGATCTCCCGTCGAACG TGTAACATGCCTTACGTTACTTGGGTGCTTGCGCAAGATCTTCAG GCGTTGGGGATATTTATGCTGTCTAGTTACATACCTCTGAACAAGCTTTCAtcacttgaagaagcaatTGACCAAAATCTGTTAGCAACCTTTCTGCTT GCAAACCTTGTTACAGGAATGGTGAACCTCACCGTAGATACCATCTTTGCTTCtccattctcttctcttctgaTATTAACCGCTTACGCCTTTGCTTTATCTGCTATTATCGGAACCATTCATTTCTCCGGTTTCCGGTTAAAGttctggtaa
- a CDS encoding transferases, transferring acyl groups has translation MTFLLFQLLVLLRYSIGFHCKIDNNGVKSVTSKKNDDEKIVISRNWKAAISLDFIFIVFPMLLFFTVLSEWVYHGTGLLSLLVLILSVTAKRSFSGLQRGQSLSFRASVSSYRVALMLITCLCILAVDFTIFPRRYAKTETYGTSLMDLGVGSFVLANAVVSRQARDVSSGNWITGIKATAPLLLLGFIRLVTTSGVDYQVHVTEYGVHWNFFFTLAAISILTSFVNIPAKYCGLLGFAVLAGYQTWLLSGLNTYLLSDERGTDIISKNKEGVYSILGYWGMYLLGVHLGYRLFYGKHTNIRSTTSSIARVFLVSLLLWIVTILFDNYVERISRRTCNMPYVTWVLAQDLQALGIFMLSSYIPLNKLSSLEEAIDQNLLATFLLANLVTGMVNLTVDTIFASPFSSLLILTAYAFALSAIIGTIHFSGFRLKFW, from the exons ATGACGTTTCTCTTGTTTCAGCTCTTGGTTCTATTACGATACTCCATTGGCTTCCACTGTAAAATTG ATAACAATGGTGTTAAATCCGTTACATCGAAGAAAAACGACGATGAGAAAATTGTTATTTCCAGAAATTGGAAGGCTGCCATATCATTGGATTTCATCTTCATTGTCTTCCCCATGCTCCTCTTTTTCACT GTTCTATCAGAATGGGTTTATCATGGGACAGGCTTGTTGTCGTTGTTGGTACTGATTCTTTCTGTGACTGCCAAAAG ATCTTTTTCAGGGTTGCAGAGAGGACAGTCTCTCTCGTTTAGAGCAAGTGTATCTTCTTATAGAGTTGCTCTG ATGCTTATTACATGCTTGTGTATCTTGGCTGTTGACTTTACTATCTTTCCCAGAAGGTATGCCAAGACAGAGACTTATGGTACTAGCTTG atGGATCTTGGGGTTGGCTCTTTTGTGTTGGCTAATGCTGTTGTTTCTCGGCAAGCTAGAGACGTCTCATCAGG AAACTGGATAACTGGAATTAAAGCAACCGCTCCATTGCTATTACTCGGGTTTATTCGTCTTGTTACCACTTCAGGTGTGGATTATCAG GTCCACGTTACGGAATATGGAGTACACTGGAATTTCTTTTTCACACTTGCAGCCATATCAATTCTCACATCGTTTGTTAACATACCAGCCAAGTACTGTGGACTCCTAGGTTTCGCTGTTCTTGCAG GGTACCAAACTTGGTTGCTTAGTGGACTGAACACATATTTGCTTTCGGACGAAAGAGGAACTGACATTATCAGCAAAAACAAGGAAGGAGTATATAGCATTCTTG GTTATTGGGGCATGTACCTTCTTGGCGTTCACTTAGGTTATCGTCTCTTTTAcggaaaacatacaaatattcGAAGCACCACAAGCTCAATCGCTAGAGTCTTTCtcgtttctcttctcttatg GATTGTAACTATACTTTTTGACAACTACGTTGAGAGGATCTCCCGTCGAACG TGTAACATGCCTTACGTTACTTGGGTGCTTGCGCAAGATCTTCAG GCGTTGGGGATATTTATGCTGTCTAGTTACATACCTCTGAACAAGCTTTCAtcacttgaagaagcaatTGACCAAAATCTGTTAGCAACCTTTCTGCTT GCAAACCTTGTTACAGGAATGGTGAACCTCACCGTAGATACCATCTTTGCTTCtccattctcttctcttctgaTATTAACCGCTTACGCCTTTGCTTTATCTGCTATTATCGGAACCATTCATTTCTCCGGTTTCCGGTTAAAGttctggtaa